A stretch of Chiloscyllium punctatum isolate Juve2018m chromosome 6, sChiPun1.3, whole genome shotgun sequence DNA encodes these proteins:
- the sptssb gene encoding serine palmitoyltransferase small subunit B, translated as MDVKGVKETLSWLYYQYLLVTCSYVLEPWEQTVFNSVLFIIVAMVLYTAYVFIPIHIRLALEFFSGLGAGQPESTVAIMT; from the coding sequence ATGGATGTGAAAGGTGTGAAGGAAACCCTATCCTGGCTATATTACCAATACCTGCTTGTTACGTGCAGTTATGTGCTGGAGCCCTGGGAACAAACAGTTTTCAATTCTGTTTTGTTCATCATTGTGGCTATGGTTTTATATACAGCCTACGTCTTTATTCCAATTCACATTCGTCTGGCGCTGGAGTTCTTTTCTGGCCTAGGAGCAGGCCAACCTGAAAGCACAGTTGCCATCATGACTTAA